In Leptospira stimsonii, one DNA window encodes the following:
- a CDS encoding TolC family protein, with protein sequence MDHKKERTRRKFRNILISGTILFAAIQPATSQEFNANETLMEEEKKSSEGNLNDSKKVLRLTLKEAVNHVLEKNITIQNAKMEYIKADGSELKNESQFTWNLIGGITVFKTTLPNNRNNVFLGTKQSQDKLSVGIEKNFRTGTYAKLEGSTTRFDTSAFEDPASTPSNLSSLAIPPQYTSALTITLSQELLKYGFGKTQKDKDAILRQNTVIKREELIYTLSQLVVQTLVQYWSLNIYDSNVKTLEELESNTRNIRDLTARKRNLGLSEGFEVNLWSSILSQTAGNLDKAKVSRREAERTLIRILNADPSSRIEGVTDLQETVPVDFNVEKDYIYALDHRTDLKNLRKQREIAELNLRIKEAEDMPSLKVSGAYSTRGQNIVAPQQNITDTNRGIASFKYPEAYASFQFSYPLWDKGIKADIRNAKLDVENLQKKEAELKLSIKEELENRYAAIVSGKDIYEGAKKRREEANRFYRGLSERFRQGRFTAVAVKTALDNLIQAELQVAQTKIQLNIDILRYELAKNHIFEKFGVDAQEIIDRLMKMAESKQANLDTTAPTK encoded by the coding sequence ATGGACCACAAAAAGGAAAGGACTCGCAGAAAATTTAGAAATATTCTCATTTCCGGAACCATCCTTTTTGCGGCGATTCAACCTGCTACTTCTCAGGAATTCAACGCCAACGAAACCTTGATGGAAGAAGAAAAAAAATCTTCCGAAGGGAACCTAAACGATTCTAAGAAGGTACTGCGCCTTACGCTCAAAGAAGCGGTCAATCACGTTTTGGAAAAGAACATTACGATCCAAAATGCAAAAATGGAATACATAAAAGCCGACGGGAGCGAATTGAAAAACGAATCTCAATTCACCTGGAACTTGATCGGTGGAATTACGGTTTTTAAAACCACTCTCCCGAACAACCGAAATAACGTTTTCTTAGGAACGAAACAGAGCCAGGATAAACTCAGCGTCGGGATCGAGAAAAATTTTAGAACCGGGACCTACGCAAAATTGGAAGGAAGTACGACTCGTTTTGATACGAGCGCCTTTGAAGACCCTGCCTCTACTCCTTCGAATTTGTCATCCTTGGCGATTCCTCCTCAATATACGAGTGCCCTTACGATCACCCTGAGTCAGGAACTCTTAAAATACGGATTTGGAAAAACGCAAAAAGACAAAGACGCAATTCTAAGACAAAACACCGTCATCAAAAGAGAAGAATTGATTTATACACTTTCTCAACTCGTGGTTCAAACTTTAGTTCAATACTGGAGTTTAAATATCTACGATTCCAACGTGAAAACTCTGGAAGAATTAGAATCCAATACCAGAAACATCCGTGATTTGACCGCGAGAAAACGGAATTTAGGTCTTTCCGAGGGATTCGAGGTCAACCTCTGGAGTTCGATTCTTTCCCAGACTGCGGGAAATTTGGACAAGGCGAAGGTTTCCAGAAGGGAAGCCGAGAGAACTCTGATTCGCATTTTGAACGCGGATCCCTCTTCTCGGATCGAGGGGGTTACGGATCTTCAAGAAACCGTTCCCGTCGATTTTAACGTGGAAAAAGACTATATCTACGCATTGGACCACAGAACCGATTTGAAGAATCTCCGCAAACAAAGGGAAATCGCGGAACTCAATCTAAGAATCAAAGAAGCGGAAGACATGCCTTCCCTAAAAGTTTCGGGTGCGTATTCCACGAGAGGACAAAATATCGTCGCTCCTCAGCAAAATATCACGGACACCAATCGAGGAATCGCTTCTTTTAAATATCCCGAAGCCTATGCTTCTTTTCAATTTTCTTATCCTCTTTGGGACAAAGGAATCAAAGCCGATATCCGAAATGCCAAGTTGGACGTTGAGAATTTGCAGAAGAAAGAAGCAGAACTCAAACTTTCCATCAAAGAAGAATTAGAAAATCGTTATGCGGCGATCGTTTCCGGAAAGGACATCTACGAAGGCGCGAAAAAAAGAAGAGAAGAAGCCAATCGGTTTTACAGAGGCCTTTCCGAACGTTTTAGACAGGGAAGATTCACCGCAGTCGCCGTGAAGACCGCTCTCGACAATTTGATCCAAGCCGAACTTCAGGTGGCGCAGACCAAGATCCAATTGAACATAGATATTCTTCGATACGAACTCGCAAAGAATCATATCTTTGAAAAGTTCGGAGTGGATGCACAAGAAATCATCGATCGTCTGATGAAGATGGCAGAATCCAAACAAGCAAATCTGGATACAACCGCTCCTACGAAGTGA
- a CDS encoding class I SAM-dependent methyltransferase, producing MCVQKTPTLSFVNAYFFHTLQGYLHYKYRKIKRILFEDLPDTVVELGPGVGSNLRYFNPGTKLLAVEPNEGMHSLLKKNSEKYSIKMELMNLSAEKLPFPDSSVDAVVCSLVLCTVEKPDQVLKEIKRVLKKGGKFVFLEHVAAEHGSWIEWIQKIVFRPWLWFFEGCRLNRDTQGTLEKANFSSLKLEKRSLPTIFLPIRPHVYGIAIK from the coding sequence ATGTGTGTCCAAAAAACGCCGACATTGAGTTTCGTGAATGCTTATTTTTTTCATACCTTACAGGGATATTTGCATTATAAATACAGGAAAATCAAAAGGATTCTTTTCGAGGATCTCCCGGATACGGTCGTCGAGCTTGGTCCGGGAGTGGGTTCGAATCTGCGGTACTTCAATCCGGGCACGAAACTTTTAGCGGTAGAGCCGAACGAAGGAATGCATTCTCTCCTGAAAAAGAATTCTGAAAAGTATTCGATCAAAATGGAATTGATGAATTTATCCGCGGAAAAACTTCCTTTCCCCGATTCGTCCGTCGACGCCGTAGTTTGCAGTTTGGTTCTTTGCACCGTCGAGAAACCGGATCAAGTTCTCAAAGAGATCAAACGTGTATTGAAGAAGGGTGGAAAATTCGTCTTCTTAGAACACGTCGCCGCCGAGCACGGTTCCTGGATCGAATGGATTCAAAAAATCGTATTTCGGCCTTGGCTTTGGTTTTTCGAAGGATGCAGATTGAATCGAGATACGCAGGGAACATTGGAGAAAGCGAATTTTTCCAGTTTGAAACTCGAAAAACGTTCGCTTCCAACGATCTTTCTTCCGATCCGACCTCATGTTTACGGAATCGCGATCAAATAA
- a CDS encoding MarR family winged helix-turn-helix transcriptional regulator gives MSVEPEKIVHLLSGISERIFFSLSLSYKKEGYKDISPTQGAVLCALRNKMPESMTSISKKIFRDRSTVTQIVKRLVSNGYVERFKNVEDSRISEIVLTEKGKAARAAVIRSSRKMFTRIYKHTTYEERRILISLLEKIDSGS, from the coding sequence ATGAGCGTGGAACCTGAAAAAATCGTACACTTGCTCTCGGGGATTTCGGAAAGGATTTTTTTTAGTCTTTCACTGAGTTACAAAAAAGAAGGTTACAAAGACATAAGCCCCACACAAGGAGCCGTCCTCTGCGCACTGCGCAATAAGATGCCGGAATCGATGACTTCGATCTCGAAGAAAATTTTCAGGGATCGATCGACTGTGACTCAGATTGTAAAACGATTGGTTTCGAACGGTTATGTGGAACGATTTAAAAACGTTGAAGATTCTCGAATTTCGGAAATCGTCCTAACGGAAAAGGGAAAAGCCGCGAGGGCCGCGGTCATTCGTTCCTCTCGAAAGATGTTCACAAGAATTTACAAACATACAACGTATGAAGAAAGAAGAATCCTGATTTCCCTTCTTGAAAAAATCGATTCCGGAAGTTGA
- a CDS encoding cytochrome-c peroxidase, with product MFRILSIFFGIYLLLALSACKEPVQKTELEGFVVKNVIHPSNNPYNKDKVELGKLLYFDKRLSLKGDTNCAICHSVEIQNSETSSAPRNQIHKSIAPPLTNVALYKDVFIDPQANDLEEIVKERVHTALMLKDEKTIVARLNQVAEYRELFEKSFGSPGISMDRIVKAISAFERTIVSKNSKFDRYVMGEESALTPSQKRGMNVFMNKAKCNQCHNGPNFSDSTRHTTGLKGITQKIRTPSLRDVSKKNEFMHNGEFKKLEDVVNHFVNGGSKGSIEDPLLKPAPITEEDKKDLIEFLKSLEGESHPLEMPKIPRA from the coding sequence ATGTTTCGGATTTTGTCCATATTTTTCGGTATCTATCTTTTGCTCGCTCTCTCGGCTTGCAAAGAACCCGTTCAGAAGACGGAACTGGAAGGTTTTGTAGTAAAGAACGTAATTCATCCCAGCAACAATCCTTACAATAAGGACAAGGTAGAATTGGGAAAACTGCTCTATTTTGATAAGCGACTTTCTCTCAAAGGAGATACGAACTGCGCGATCTGTCATTCCGTGGAAATACAGAATTCGGAAACGAGTTCCGCTCCTCGAAACCAAATTCACAAATCGATCGCTCCTCCGTTGACGAACGTAGCTTTGTATAAGGACGTATTTATCGATCCACAAGCGAACGATTTGGAGGAAATCGTAAAAGAGAGGGTCCATACTGCGTTGATGCTCAAAGACGAGAAGACGATCGTAGCGAGACTCAATCAAGTCGCGGAATATAGAGAACTTTTTGAGAAGTCTTTCGGTTCTCCGGGGATCAGTATGGATCGAATCGTAAAAGCGATTTCCGCTTTTGAAAGAACGATCGTCTCGAAAAATTCTAAGTTTGATCGTTACGTGATGGGAGAAGAATCCGCTCTGACTCCTTCCCAAAAACGCGGAATGAACGTCTTCATGAATAAGGCGAAGTGCAATCAGTGTCACAACGGACCGAATTTTTCCGATTCAACGCGACACACAACGGGACTCAAAGGAATTACGCAAAAGATTCGTACGCCGAGTTTGAGAGATGTCAGCAAGAAGAATGAGTTTATGCACAACGGTGAATTCAAGAAGTTAGAAGACGTCGTAAATCATTTCGTAAACGGCGGTTCGAAAGGTTCCATAGAGGACCCGCTTTTGAAACCTGCGCCGATCACAGAGGAAGATAAAAAGGATCTGATTGAATTTTTGAAATCCTTGGAAGGGGAGTCACATCCTCTCGAAATGCCGAAGATCCCGAGGGCATAG
- a CDS encoding NAD(P)/FAD-dependent oxidoreductase, whose protein sequence is MPQIQKILIAGGGYAGMIAANRLARKKIPLEITLITAKEDFQERIRNHQVLAGTLEKTYSVRSLLHRKVNLVVAEIKKIEIRNKQILLKDEKIHPYDYLIYSLGIRGSNPSKWNDQYVQLTERDDCARMFEILKKKETANVTVLGAGLGGIEAASELATQLQNIKVTLVDAEHMGKGFSAEAILKLREFFLKNGVRLLENSKILKYETDRLVTADGRKIPHDICVLANGFSASPIGDVSGLRTNPIGQVYVNSFLEVEDHPEIFGAGDAVQIVSSGYRHLKMACATAIPMGIYAAERLSYRLGLKSKKGKDPFSLGYLGRNVSLGRKDGLIQESEPDDTPTSKIWTSRSAVWIKELICKFTVLSFRLEKRFDFYFWKPFPDRKEEFNAKVLATHSEKSSWISSDNS, encoded by the coding sequence ATGCCGCAAATCCAAAAGATTCTAATCGCAGGCGGAGGATACGCTGGAATGATCGCCGCCAATCGTCTCGCGAGAAAAAAAATTCCTTTGGAAATCACTTTGATTACCGCGAAGGAGGATTTCCAGGAAAGAATCCGAAATCATCAAGTACTCGCCGGTACTCTCGAGAAAACGTATTCAGTACGTTCTTTGCTTCATCGGAAAGTCAATTTGGTCGTCGCCGAAATAAAGAAGATCGAAATTCGGAACAAACAAATTCTTTTAAAAGATGAAAAAATACATCCGTACGATTATCTAATCTATTCTCTCGGGATTCGGGGCTCGAATCCTTCAAAATGGAACGATCAATACGTTCAACTAACGGAGCGAGACGATTGTGCGAGAATGTTCGAGATTCTTAAGAAGAAAGAAACGGCGAACGTTACTGTTTTAGGAGCGGGGCTCGGCGGAATCGAAGCCGCATCCGAACTCGCGACACAATTGCAAAACATCAAAGTTACTCTCGTTGATGCGGAACATATGGGAAAAGGATTTTCAGCGGAAGCGATCTTAAAACTTCGCGAATTCTTTTTGAAAAATGGAGTCCGTTTATTAGAAAATTCCAAAATTCTAAAATACGAAACGGACCGGCTTGTCACCGCCGACGGAAGAAAAATTCCTCACGACATTTGCGTATTGGCGAACGGTTTTTCCGCTTCTCCGATCGGAGATGTTTCCGGATTAAGAACCAACCCGATCGGTCAAGTCTACGTGAACTCCTTTTTGGAAGTCGAAGATCATCCTGAAATCTTCGGAGCGGGCGACGCCGTTCAAATCGTATCTTCCGGTTACCGCCATCTCAAAATGGCTTGTGCGACCGCGATTCCGATGGGAATTTACGCCGCTGAGAGGTTGTCCTACCGCTTAGGGCTCAAGTCGAAAAAAGGAAAGGATCCATTTTCGCTCGGGTATTTGGGAAGAAACGTAAGTCTCGGAAGAAAAGACGGCCTCATTCAAGAATCCGAACCGGACGATACGCCGACCTCGAAAATTTGGACTTCAAGAAGCGCCGTATGGATCAAAGAATTGATTTGTAAATTCACCGTGTTGTCCTTTCGTTTGGAGAAAAGATTCGACTTTTATTTTTGGAAACCATTTCCCGATAGAAAAGAAGAATTCAATGCGAAAGTTTTAGCGACCCATTCGGAGAAATCATCTTGGATAAGCTCGGACAATTCTTAG
- a CDS encoding sigma-70 family RNA polymerase sigma factor, whose protein sequence is MDKLGQFLEHKTLVFGIAYRMTGSVSDAEDIVQESFLRWERSGNENIRSPKAFLSTIATRLSLDTLRKVKNKRETYIGPWLPEPIPTSPETEEPDPETLDLAFLHLLEKLNPIERAVFILRESFDMDYKVIAKAVGKTQDNCRQTLKRAKDSLKSGRKKFSPDKETRRRLLHSFLLASSKGEPELLLPFLREEIELWSDGGGKVHAARVPLFGRDRIASFLIRTGKNPIFSKTELFFTETNGSDSVIVYHQNKPVYLRSFLMDENGISYIYTMMNEDKFSAYKNKDDLIEKGILVPLEFFLLFPKSASANRQPPVWTKPLLKLVHWAITRKK, encoded by the coding sequence TTGGATAAGCTCGGACAATTCTTAGAACACAAAACTCTCGTTTTCGGGATCGCTTACAGAATGACCGGAAGCGTAAGCGACGCCGAAGACATCGTTCAGGAATCCTTTCTCCGTTGGGAACGATCCGGAAACGAGAACATTCGATCTCCGAAAGCGTTTCTTTCCACGATCGCGACGAGACTTTCTCTGGACACTCTGAGAAAGGTAAAAAATAAAAGGGAGACTTATATCGGCCCTTGGCTTCCCGAGCCGATTCCTACAAGTCCTGAAACGGAAGAACCCGATCCGGAAACCTTGGATCTTGCCTTTCTTCATCTATTAGAAAAATTGAATCCGATTGAAAGAGCTGTTTTTATTCTTAGAGAATCCTTCGACATGGATTACAAAGTGATCGCTAAGGCCGTGGGAAAAACCCAGGATAACTGCAGACAAACTCTCAAACGGGCAAAGGATTCGCTTAAGTCCGGAAGGAAAAAATTCTCCCCCGATAAGGAAACCAGGAGAAGACTACTTCATAGTTTCTTACTTGCGTCTTCGAAAGGGGAACCCGAACTTTTACTTCCTTTTTTGAGGGAAGAAATCGAACTCTGGTCGGACGGTGGCGGAAAGGTTCATGCCGCAAGGGTTCCGCTCTTCGGTCGAGATCGAATCGCTTCGTTTCTTATACGCACCGGAAAGAATCCTATCTTTTCTAAAACGGAACTATTCTTCACTGAGACAAACGGTTCGGATAGCGTCATCGTCTATCATCAAAACAAACCTGTTTATCTCCGAAGTTTTCTGATGGATGAGAACGGAATTTCCTATATTTATACGATGATGAATGAGGATAAATTTTCGGCATACAAAAACAAAGACGACTTAATCGAAAAAGGAATTTTGGTTCCTCTCGAATTCTTTCTTCTTTTTCCGAAATCGGCTTCCGCGAATCGACAACCTCCGGTTTGGACCAAACCTCTTTTGAAATTGGTTCACTGGGCGATTACTCGAAAAAAGTAA
- a CDS encoding alpha/beta fold hydrolase — MKLHTRILTTIWIGLIAIVCSGGQKMQTATMEKSLGYQEEKPSGLFRSKLGSIAYWIYGKGETLILLHSAGPGHDHRDFDAIVPKLSETFRVISVDWPGHGISDFPNPVDSASAVSYADILPDLVEQLSPKGAILIGNSLGGYASMRIALDKPNLVKGLILVDSGGMNDPDFKTRTFVKLMSSLWFTGATWNTFPNYYIKIENSFTKSILNRIEERKEVEGSKNIRAAIWKSFSDERHDLREKVAKITAPTLIVWGEMDPVIVPELGERLHSKIKGSQLVFLKTGHVPFAEDPKGFLDAAIPFLKSIR, encoded by the coding sequence ATGAAACTTCATACTCGAATTCTAACCACCATTTGGATCGGACTCATAGCGATCGTTTGTTCGGGAGGACAGAAAATGCAAACCGCGACGATGGAAAAATCATTAGGCTATCAAGAAGAAAAACCCTCCGGCCTTTTTCGGAGTAAACTGGGTTCCATCGCGTATTGGATTTATGGCAAAGGGGAAACTTTGATTCTTCTTCATTCCGCCGGTCCCGGACACGATCATAGGGACTTCGACGCGATCGTTCCCAAGTTATCCGAAACCTTTCGTGTCATCAGCGTGGACTGGCCCGGACACGGTATATCGGATTTTCCGAACCCGGTCGATTCGGCTTCCGCGGTCTCTTACGCGGATATTCTTCCGGATCTTGTGGAACAACTCTCTCCGAAAGGTGCGATTCTAATCGGAAATTCTCTCGGAGGTTATGCGTCCATGAGAATTGCATTAGATAAACCTAATTTAGTAAAAGGTTTAATTCTCGTGGATAGCGGCGGGATGAACGATCCGGACTTTAAGACAAGAACGTTTGTTAAACTCATGAGTAGTCTCTGGTTTACGGGTGCGACCTGGAACACCTTTCCGAATTACTACATCAAGATCGAAAATTCTTTTACGAAGTCGATTCTTAATAGAATCGAGGAAAGGAAAGAAGTCGAAGGCTCGAAGAATATAAGGGCCGCCATCTGGAAAAGCTTTTCCGATGAAAGACACGATCTCAGAGAAAAGGTAGCAAAGATCACGGCGCCAACACTCATTGTCTGGGGAGAAATGGATCCGGTGATCGTACCGGAACTCGGGGAACGACTCCACAGTAAAATCAAAGGTTCTCAACTCGTATTTTTGAAAACGGGACACGTTCCCTTTGCGGAAGATCCGAAAGGATTTTTAGATGCCGCCATTCCTTTTCTAAAATCGATTCGCTGA
- a CDS encoding Crp/Fnr family transcriptional regulator, with translation MSNFQIIENSPEWWSIYERVNTISPIPKEVWAQSKIEYCLRELSYGDFLVKQGKIPTKYAFVFSGVLREYYLTPDGDEYIKSFNFPGEFTGSYFDLLSKQPSTCNIRAITDCKLAVADFEDLSSLFETHIAWERLGRKVAENLFLKKARREYELLALDAEARYNILKETYPNIEDLVPQYHIASYLGITPVSLSRIRSKSGKLKKESND, from the coding sequence GTGAGCAATTTTCAAATCATCGAAAACAGTCCGGAATGGTGGAGTATCTATGAAAGGGTCAATACGATCTCGCCGATTCCGAAAGAAGTCTGGGCTCAATCCAAAATCGAATATTGCCTCCGCGAACTTTCCTATGGAGACTTTCTCGTCAAACAGGGAAAAATTCCCACAAAATACGCGTTTGTTTTTTCAGGCGTATTGAGAGAATATTATCTCACTCCGGACGGAGATGAATATATCAAAAGTTTCAATTTTCCCGGAGAATTTACCGGCTCTTATTTCGATCTACTTTCAAAACAGCCTTCCACTTGCAACATAAGGGCCATCACTGATTGTAAACTTGCTGTGGCGGATTTCGAAGATTTAAGCTCTCTTTTTGAAACTCATATCGCATGGGAACGTCTCGGAAGAAAGGTCGCCGAAAATCTGTTTTTAAAAAAAGCAAGAAGAGAATACGAACTTCTCGCTCTGGATGCGGAAGCGAGATACAACATTCTAAAAGAAACCTATCCGAACATAGAGGATTTAGTTCCGCAGTATCATATCGCTTCCTATCTCGGAATCACACCTGTTTCACTGAGTAGAATTCGTTCCAAGTCCGGTAAGTTGAAAAAAGAATCGAACGATTGA
- a CDS encoding ABC transporter permease gives MLEFIRKTWVIADFETRKILHDPTEILMRAVQPALWLLIFGQVMARTRVIPGENYLDFMSPGILAQSVLFVSIFYGIAIIWERDLGITHKFLATPTPRTALVLGKALSAGIRCLPLMFIIYVLSALLSVRVDWNPISIFGVILLLFLGATLFSTFSLIIACLVKTRERFMGIGQIMTMPLFFASNAIYPISMMPDWLKWISHFNPLTYMIDGMRYLMIGEVSHFSLSFDYFVLLISSSIFVMIGGALYKRVII, from the coding sequence ATGTTGGAATTCATTCGAAAGACTTGGGTGATCGCTGACTTTGAAACGAGAAAGATTCTTCACGACCCGACCGAAATTTTGATGCGAGCCGTTCAACCTGCGCTTTGGCTTCTGATCTTCGGGCAGGTTATGGCTCGGACTCGTGTGATTCCAGGTGAGAATTATTTGGACTTCATGTCTCCCGGAATTTTGGCTCAGAGCGTTTTGTTCGTTTCCATCTTCTACGGAATCGCGATCATCTGGGAACGAGATTTGGGAATCACGCACAAGTTTCTTGCCACTCCTACGCCGCGCACCGCGCTCGTTCTTGGAAAAGCGTTGTCTGCGGGAATTCGTTGTCTACCTCTTATGTTTATCATCTACGTTCTTTCTGCGTTGTTATCCGTAAGAGTGGATTGGAATCCGATTTCGATCTTCGGGGTGATTCTTCTTTTATTTTTAGGGGCGACTCTTTTCTCAACGTTCTCCCTTATCATCGCTTGTTTGGTCAAAACCAGAGAACGTTTTATGGGGATCGGTCAGATCATGACCATGCCTTTATTTTTTGCGAGCAACGCGATCTATCCCATTTCGATGATGCCTGATTGGCTGAAATGGATCTCTCATTTTAATCCGCTTACGTATATGATCGACGGTATGAGATATTTGATGATTGGCGAAGTCTCCCATTTCTCATTGTCTTTCGATTATTTCGTTCTTTTGATATCCTCCTCGATTTTCGTTATGATCGGAGGAGCACTTTACAAACGTGTGATCATCTGA
- a CDS encoding ATP-binding cassette domain-containing protein: MIILETRKLTRKYGSSVVVDSLDLKIEEGEAFALLGPNGAGKTTVIKMLTTLLPVSSGDAFLCGFSVVKQAKMVRRVIGYVPQMLSVDGTLTGMENLLLFARLYDIPGKECKPRVMEALSFMGLEDAAKLQVHEYSGGMIRRLEIAQSMLHRPRVLFLDEPTVGLDPIACKTVWDHILKLKKDYNTTILMTTHLMEEADTLCNRIAFLSRGKLVITGTPKELKNSIADPNATLEDAFIHYTSETLEDGSGYQNVSRERKNRVRLG, encoded by the coding sequence ATGATTATTTTAGAGACCAGAAAACTCACCCGAAAATACGGATCCTCCGTTGTAGTGGATTCATTAGACCTAAAAATCGAGGAAGGCGAGGCCTTTGCGCTTTTGGGGCCGAACGGCGCGGGAAAAACTACGGTGATCAAGATGCTTACGACCCTTCTTCCGGTCAGTTCGGGAGACGCTTTCCTCTGCGGCTTTAGCGTCGTGAAACAGGCCAAGATGGTCAGAAGAGTGATCGGCTATGTCCCGCAGATGCTTTCCGTGGACGGAACTCTGACCGGAATGGAAAATCTGCTTTTATTCGCGCGTCTTTACGATATTCCGGGAAAGGAATGTAAACCGAGAGTGATGGAAGCGCTTTCGTTTATGGGCTTGGAAGACGCGGCCAAATTACAGGTTCACGAATATTCGGGAGGAATGATTCGAAGATTGGAGATCGCGCAAAGTATGCTTCATCGTCCTCGGGTTTTATTTTTGGACGAACCCACGGTCGGACTGGATCCGATCGCGTGTAAGACGGTCTGGGATCATATTCTTAAATTGAAAAAGGATTACAATACTACGATCCTGATGACTACCCATCTTATGGAAGAAGCGGACACGTTATGCAATCGGATTGCGTTTCTTTCGAGAGGAAAGTTGGTCATCACGGGAACTCCGAAGGAATTAAAGAATTCCATCGCCGATCCAAACGCAACTCTGGAAGACGCGTTCATTCATTACACTTCCGAAACTTTGGAAGATGGAAGCGGATACCAAAACGTTTCGAGAGAACGAAAAAATAGGGTAAGATTGGGGTAG
- a CDS encoding acyl-CoA dehydrogenase family protein produces MYQEYTEQQLEIRDQIRNFVKKEITHEVAIHWDEENKHPEELINRMRRELGVNGLTIPEEYGGWGLGSVEQCLVTEELSRGCLGISLCFGYTGLGILPILKGASHEQKKKWLQPVVDGEYGVSFCLSEPGAGSDVPGMSTTAVKKGDKWVINGTKQWITGGGSAGAYTVFAYTDKGRGTRGVSCFYVKRDTPGLTVGKKEDKLGIRASDTRQIIFEDCAVEEANMIGKENLGFIYALQTLNASRPYVAAMGVGVAQAALDYASKYARQREQFGSKISSFQAVQHMLADMSIGLETSRQVTYLAARMSDAEDPRLPKYSAIAKAHASETAMKCALDAVQIFGGYGYTKEYPVEKLMRDAKILCIFEGTTQIQKNEIAAYVIREAASAK; encoded by the coding sequence ATGTACCAGGAATATACCGAACAACAGCTTGAAATCAGAGACCAGATCCGCAATTTTGTGAAGAAAGAAATCACTCACGAAGTGGCAATTCACTGGGACGAAGAAAATAAACATCCCGAAGAACTCATCAATCGTATGAGAAGAGAATTGGGAGTCAACGGTCTCACGATCCCTGAAGAATACGGTGGTTGGGGACTCGGTTCCGTAGAGCAGTGCCTCGTTACGGAAGAACTTTCCAGAGGATGCTTAGGTATCTCTCTTTGTTTCGGATATACCGGCCTTGGTATCCTTCCTATTCTGAAAGGCGCTTCTCACGAACAAAAGAAAAAATGGCTTCAACCTGTTGTTGACGGAGAATACGGCGTTTCCTTCTGTCTCTCCGAGCCGGGTGCGGGTTCCGATGTTCCAGGTATGAGCACGACCGCCGTTAAAAAAGGCGATAAGTGGGTTATCAACGGAACCAAACAGTGGATCACCGGTGGTGGTAGCGCTGGAGCTTATACGGTATTTGCATATACCGATAAAGGAAGAGGGACCAGAGGCGTTAGCTGTTTTTATGTAAAGAGAGACACTCCCGGTCTGACAGTCGGTAAAAAAGAAGACAAACTCGGAATCCGTGCTTCCGATACTCGTCAGATCATCTTCGAAGATTGTGCCGTTGAAGAAGCGAACATGATCGGAAAAGAAAACTTAGGCTTTATTTACGCTCTTCAAACACTGAATGCTTCTCGCCCTTACGTTGCGGCGATGGGTGTAGGTGTGGCACAAGCGGCTCTTGACTATGCTTCAAAATACGCGAGACAAAGAGAGCAGTTCGGATCTAAGATCTCCAGCTTTCAAGCCGTTCAGCACATGTTAGCTGATATGTCGATCGGTCTCGAAACTTCCCGTCAAGTTACCTATCTTGCCGCGAGAATGTCCGATGCAGAAGATCCAAGACTTCCAAAGTATTCTGCGATCGCAAAAGCTCACGCTTCTGAAACTGCAATGAAATGCGCTCTGGATGCGGTTCAGATTTTCGGTGGATACGGTTACACGAAAGAATACCCCGTTGAAAAACTGATGAGAGATGCAAAAATTCTTTGTATCTTTGAAGGAACGACTCAGATTCAGAAAAACGAGATCGCGGCGTACGTGATCCGTGAAGCGGCATCTGCGAAGTAA